The proteins below are encoded in one region of Halalkalicoccus jeotgali B3:
- a CDS encoding ribbon-helix-helix domain-containing protein — MTEYTTVSIPKELAERVEETIEGTSFQSTSDLVRFLLRSIVIQHQKRGELTEAEFEEITDQLRDLGYLK, encoded by the coding sequence GTGACCGAGTACACCACCGTCTCGATCCCGAAGGAACTGGCCGAACGCGTCGAGGAGACCATCGAAGGCACGAGTTTCCAGTCCACGAGCGACCTCGTGCGATTCCTCCTCCGGAGCATCGTCATCCAACACCAGAAACGGGGCGAACTCACCGAGGCGGAGTTCGAGGAGATCACCGACCAGTTGCGGGATCTGGGCTACTTGAAGTGA
- the aglJ gene encoding S-layer glycoprotein N-glycosyltransferase AglJ, with translation MDDGDVCVLLPTLEEAETIGDVVRGFREQGLSNVLVVDGASTDGTREAAAEAGARVITQTGRGKGQAVREALSYIEAPYVLMADGDGTYRPEDADAMLEPLCSGAAEHVIGDRFANMAEGAMGRLNRAGNGLINHTFAYVHGRDLGDILSGYRAFTRESAERMALAQDGFGIETELAVECMRRGVSTAVVPIRYEPRAADAETNLRPVRDGAVILLTLYRLARMHNPMFYFGSVGIASMLVGVTVACWVAYEWFVRSVPHEVLALFAASSFLFGMQLVMFGLLSDLIVTLHREQMRRFDRE, from the coding sequence ATGGACGACGGTGACGTCTGTGTGCTGTTGCCGACCCTGGAAGAAGCCGAAACCATCGGCGACGTCGTTCGGGGCTTTCGCGAGCAGGGGCTTTCGAACGTCCTCGTGGTCGACGGCGCCTCGACGGACGGGACCAGGGAGGCCGCCGCCGAGGCCGGTGCGCGCGTCATCACCCAGACGGGCCGGGGCAAAGGACAGGCCGTCCGTGAAGCACTCTCGTATATCGAGGCACCCTACGTCTTGATGGCCGACGGCGACGGTACCTACCGACCCGAGGACGCCGACGCGATGCTCGAACCGTTGTGCTCGGGGGCGGCCGAACACGTCATCGGGGATCGCTTTGCGAACATGGCCGAGGGCGCGATGGGTCGGCTGAACCGCGCCGGAAACGGGCTGATCAACCACACCTTCGCGTACGTCCACGGCCGCGATCTCGGCGACATACTGAGTGGCTATCGCGCCTTCACCCGCGAGTCCGCAGAACGGATGGCGCTCGCCCAGGACGGCTTCGGGATCGAGACCGAACTCGCGGTCGAGTGCATGCGCCGGGGCGTCTCGACGGCCGTGGTGCCGATCCGCTACGAACCACGGGCGGCCGACGCTGAAACCAACCTCCGGCCCGTTCGCGACGGTGCGGTCATCCTGTTGACGTTGTATCGTCTTGCGCGTATGCACAACCCGATGTTCTACTTCGGCAGCGTCGGGATCGCGTCGATGCTCGTCGGCGTGACGGTCGCCTGTTGGGTCGCTTACGAGTGGTTCGTCCGGTCGGTCCCCCACGAGGTGCTCGCCCTGTTTGCGGCCTCCTCGTTTCTCTTCGGAATGCAACTCGTGATGTTCGGCCTCCTGTCGGACCTGATCGTGACGCTGCATCGCGAGCAGATGCGCCGGTTCGACCGGGAGTGA